The genomic stretch ATATTGGACAGTCAACGTCCAGAAAATGCAAATTCCAGCGTTTGCGATCGCCCCTGACCATAGCATTCGTCGGATTCGTGAATCGCAAGTTTTACCTGGGTTAAAGTTAGAGACTTTGGAGCAAGCACTACAACGCAGCCGTCAAGAGAACCAATCGGCAACCACAGCCTGGTTAATGGAACAGTTTCGGGCTTAAGCAGCTTTATCTAATAGCGTCACAGAGTGCGCCAAAACATCTAAATACCACCACCCTTGCTCTTCGGATGAACCACCACAAACGCCGTCGTCGATCACTCAACTTCAGAAGCAACCCTTGCGGTATCTGCGAAGCAGCGCGCATGGTGGCTGAAAGGCTAGAAACAGAGCTATGTAAAATCTAAAGGAATACGTTAAGGCAATAACCCAAACACAATTTTCAGCGCTCGATCAATTCCAGTCATCGTCGTCTCCTCAAGCTGCCCTCGAACTCTAACCAATCGTGCTTAGTGGTCAATCGGTCGAGTTTGTAAGCAATCCGCAACAGACCGTTTCGTTAATCCATTAGAATCTGTAGGCGCGATCGAGGCGTTAGTTTGAATCCTTGCTTTTTTATCACTCCGTTCCGTAATAGGAACAACCTGAATCACAGGAACCCTAACTTTATACACATCATTAGTCACAATCACAAGAGTTTGTCCCGTAATTTGGGAACAATGAGCGCAACAACCAGACGTAACCTATGGCGCTCTTCAAACTTTCCCATCTCAAGTTCCTGCACCGCCAACCCACCCAGCCTAAGGTCGTTCTTACGCCTTCTTCAACAGGGCAAGCCATTACGCCCCCAATTAGTTCACCGCCTCAACCCAAATCTCTCACAGAAATAGAACGCGAACTAGAGGAAGAACAACGACTTCGCATTCAGTTTACACATCCTGTTAAGAATGCAAGTCAGCAATCGCCCCTCAAAAAGATCGTTATCATTGCTCTACTCTGCGGTATTCCTATAGGCGTAATTTGGCTGGTAAATTTGCCTTACGCTGTCATTCGTCGTCCCGTTGCCGAAGTAGCCCCTATCCTATTGCTCCCTAGTTACATTAGCTTAGATCATAACTATCGCATTGCTATTACTACCCTCGAACAAGCTGAACAATTAATTAATAATGCAACTGCTCCC from Timaviella obliquedivisa GSE-PSE-MK23-08B encodes the following:
- a CDS encoding type II toxin-antitoxin system PemK/MazF family toxin encodes the protein MIVTNDVYKVRVPVIQVVPITERSDKKARIQTNASIAPTDSNGLTKRSVADCLQTRPIDH